A stretch of the Campylobacter sp. 19-13652 genome encodes the following:
- the dapE gene encoding succinyl-diaminopimelate desuccinylase, with protein sequence MDLIKILTELLSRPSITPDDAGCLEFIRRILPSYEARYVDFTGNEKDYGVKNLWLRRRYGSGAHIAFAGHVDVVPAGSGWDSEPFNPIQKDGFIYGRGAQDMKSGVAAFVAACEQLEGFIASGKSEFDGTISLILTSDEEGEGKHGTLEVLNLMKSEGALPDFAVVAEPTCESVLGDSLKVGRRGSINGKISIIGKQGHAAYPEKCANPAHALALIFDKFAGVDLDSGSEFFAPSKLVITDIRGGMEVTNVTPERIDIMFNVRNSNLTDTDKVRSFLEAILKDLDEGFSYDLSLRAGSKPFLTDKNSLIVRAMSDVIKRTLGVTPSLNTKGGTSDARYLSAFGVACVEFGVINDRIHAINERVSVKEVNGLKDVFLNLLISIGQKKLK encoded by the coding sequence ATGGACTTAATTAAAATTTTAACCGAGCTTTTAAGCCGTCCTTCCATAACTCCAGATGATGCTGGTTGCCTTGAGTTTATACGGCGAATTTTGCCATCTTATGAGGCTAGATATGTCGATTTTACAGGCAATGAAAAAGACTACGGTGTTAAAAATTTATGGCTTAGACGCAGGTATGGAAGTGGCGCACATATCGCATTTGCGGGGCATGTGGACGTAGTGCCAGCAGGAAGTGGCTGGGATAGCGAGCCGTTTAATCCCATACAAAAAGATGGCTTTATCTACGGACGCGGCGCACAAGATATGAAAAGTGGGGTGGCGGCTTTTGTCGCGGCTTGCGAGCAGCTTGAAGGATTTATAGCAAGTGGCAAGAGCGAATTTGACGGAACCATCTCGCTTATTCTTACAAGCGATGAGGAGGGCGAGGGCAAGCACGGCACGCTTGAGGTTTTAAATTTAATGAAAAGCGAGGGTGCTTTGCCAGATTTTGCCGTCGTGGCTGAGCCAACTTGCGAAAGCGTACTAGGCGATAGCCTAAAAGTGGGGCGTCGAGGCTCCATAAACGGCAAAATAAGCATAATCGGCAAGCAAGGGCACGCCGCCTATCCAGAAAAATGCGCTAACCCAGCCCACGCCCTAGCCTTGATTTTTGATAAATTTGCCGGCGTGGATTTAGATAGCGGGAGTGAGTTTTTTGCGCCGAGCAAGCTAGTTATTACCGATATTCGCGGCGGCATGGAGGTTACTAACGTAACGCCTGAACGCATTGATATTATGTTTAACGTACGAAACTCAAACCTAACAGATACCGATAAGGTAAGGAGCTTTTTAGAGGCGATTTTAAAAGATTTGGATGAGGGCTTTAGCTATGATTTAAGCTTAAGGGCTGGCTCAAAGCCGTTTTTAACTGATAAAAACTCACTTATAGTGCGTGCTATGAGTGATGTTATTAAGCGCACTTTAGGCGTAACGCCTAGTCTAAACACCAAAGGAGGCACGAGCGACGCGCGCTATTTGTCGGCTTTTGGGGTAGCTTGCGTGGAGTTTGGGGTGATAAATGACCGCATACACGCTATAAATGAGCGAGTAAGCGTCAAGGAAGTAAACGGCTTAAAAGATGTATTTTTAAATTTATTAATCTCGATAGGGCAAAAAAAGCTTAAATAG
- a CDS encoding c-type cytochrome has product MKKIIASALVLGVFATAAMAAEDGSKLYKSCVACHGAKAEKQYQNKVPALSSLSAEEIVKALSEYKTGSKNAYGLGGVMKAQAGRLDEAKMQAIAEYIQTLK; this is encoded by the coding sequence ATGAAAAAAATCATCGCATCTGCATTGGTTCTTGGGGTGTTTGCTACTGCTGCTATGGCTGCTGAAGACGGCTCTAAACTATATAAAAGCTGTGTAGCCTGTCATGGCGCAAAAGCTGAAAAACAGTACCAAAACAAAGTTCCTGCACTAAGCAGCTTAAGCGCAGAGGAGATAGTAAAAGCTCTAAGCGAGTATAAAACAGGAAGCAAGAATGCTTATGGTCTTGGCGGCGTGATGAAAGCTCAAGCTGGTAGACTAGACGAAGCTAAAATGCAAGCTATAGCTGAGTATATCCAAACTCTAAAATAA
- the gmhB gene encoding D-glycero-beta-D-manno-heptose 1,7-bisphosphate 7-phosphatase — MKENFKKPALFLDRDGVINKDLGYVSKIEDFCFCDGIFEALAEFAAAGYMLVVVTNQSGIGRGYYSLSDFNVLNEYMLDSFCQNGVKIEKVYYCPHSPDEACQCRKPAAGMLLAAQNELNIDMAKSVMIGDKQSDIVAATAAGVGRAYLLDKNPYASVMDVLKDMKQKGII, encoded by the coding sequence ATGAAAGAAAATTTTAAAAAACCGGCACTTTTCCTAGACCGAGACGGCGTGATAAATAAAGACCTAGGCTACGTTAGTAAGATAGAGGATTTTTGCTTTTGCGATGGAATTTTTGAGGCTTTAGCGGAGTTTGCAGCGGCTGGATATATGCTCGTTGTTGTTACAAATCAATCAGGTATCGGCAGGGGTTATTATAGCCTTAGCGATTTTAACGTGCTAAATGAATATATGCTTGATAGTTTTTGTCAAAATGGCGTAAAAATAGAAAAAGTTTATTATTGTCCGCACTCTCCAGATGAGGCGTGCCAGTGTCGCAAGCCAGCTGCGGGTATGCTTCTTGCAGCCCAAAATGAGCTTAATATAGACATGGCTAAAAGCGTCATGATAGGCGATAAGCAAAGCGATATAGTAGCGGCTACGGCGGCTGGGGTTGGCAGGGCTTATTTGCTTGATAAAAACCCATATGCTAGCGTAATGGATGTGCTAAAAGATATGAAACAAAAAGGAATAATATGA
- the rfaD gene encoding ADP-glyceromanno-heptose 6-epimerase yields MNAKRVLITGAAGFIGSALAHHFDTHYKDIRVLALDKFRNNERFSNGNLKSFGHFKNLLGFRGEVIEADINDPRTLEVIKDFAPDLIYHEAAISDTTVSEQDELVRTNVNAFLSLLSLCEKLGAHMVYASSGATYGSAKAPQKVGEAEAPNNAYGFSKLAMDNAALSWSKRTGGVAVGLRYFNVYGKGEFFKERTASMILQFGLQILRGTEPKLFEGSDKIYRDFVYIKDIIQANLKAANATKSGVYNVGTGVARSFSDVVDILQAEFGTNLKKSFIKNPFKSSYQFHTEADIAPTILELGYAPEYTLEQGIKDYADEIRRIYAQEVLA; encoded by the coding sequence ATGAACGCAAAACGAGTGCTAATCACTGGCGCAGCTGGCTTTATCGGCTCTGCGCTGGCGCACCATTTTGATACCCATTATAAAGATATACGAGTGCTTGCACTGGATAAATTTAGAAATAACGAACGCTTTAGTAATGGCAATCTAAAAAGCTTTGGGCATTTTAAAAATCTCCTAGGATTTCGTGGCGAAGTCATAGAAGCTGATATAAATGACCCTAGGACGCTTGAGGTAATTAAAGACTTTGCACCCGATTTAATCTATCACGAGGCGGCGATTTCAGACACCACTGTAAGCGAGCAAGACGAATTAGTCCGCACAAACGTAAATGCGTTTTTAAGTCTTTTAAGCTTATGCGAAAAACTAGGCGCGCATATGGTCTATGCTAGCTCTGGGGCGACTTACGGTAGCGCAAAAGCTCCGCAAAAAGTGGGCGAAGCCGAGGCACCAAATAACGCCTATGGCTTTTCAAAATTAGCCATGGATAACGCCGCTTTAAGCTGGAGTAAACGCACCGGGGGCGTGGCTGTGGGGCTTAGGTATTTTAACGTCTACGGCAAAGGCGAGTTTTTCAAAGAACGTACCGCATCTATGATACTTCAGTTTGGCTTGCAAATTCTAAGAGGCACAGAACCAAAACTCTTTGAGGGAAGTGATAAAATTTATAGAGATTTTGTGTATATTAAAGACATCATACAGGCAAATTTAAAAGCTGCAAATGCCACAAAAAGCGGAGTTTACAACGTAGGCACTGGCGTGGCTAGAAGCTTTAGCGATGTGGTTGATATTTTACAAGCTGAGTTTGGCACAAATCTAAAAAAGAGCTTTATTAAAAATCCTTTTAAAAGCTCGTATCAGTTTCACACCGAGGCCGATATAGCGCCTACTATCCTAGAGCTAGGCTACGCGCCTGAGTATACGCTAGAGCAAGGCATAAAAGACTACGCCGATGAGATACGTAGAATTTATGCGCAGGAGGTGCTTGCATGA
- the rfaE1 gene encoding D-glycero-beta-D-manno-heptose-7-phosphate kinase, which produces MRVLVVGDLMMDHYIWGSCERISPEAPVQVVATQKQSKRLGGAGNVVANLIDLGANVSVASVLGDDAVGDEIESMLNNLGADTSLLLREKGRISGIKSRVMASHQQVVRIDSESVADISNASEFCEAVAKSIDKFDIVLLSDYAKGVLSKPVCTGVIALAKKAGKMVLVDPKGKDYSKYRGATLLTPNRKEASEASGIKITDEASLKSAITWLKDEINLKYGLITLSEEGIALLDDKPHIFPAIAKEVFDVTGAGDTVLATLGYMLASGADIKEAVRVANLAAAVVVAKVGSATASFSEIEELLRSQASAGFERKIKSVTELEAILAHRGQKRVVFTNGCFDILHPGHARYLSKARDFGDILIVGLNSDASVKRLKGEARPINSQNDRACLLAALGFVDYIVIFDEDTPLDLIAKLRPDVLVKGADYAGKEVVGSEIVGDVRLVEFEDGKSTSGIIQRIIDANK; this is translated from the coding sequence ATGAGAGTGCTTGTGGTGGGGGATTTGATGATGGATCACTACATTTGGGGGAGTTGTGAGCGCATATCCCCTGAAGCTCCAGTGCAAGTTGTCGCCACTCAAAAACAGAGCAAGCGTCTAGGTGGGGCTGGAAATGTGGTGGCAAACCTCATTGATCTCGGAGCCAACGTAAGCGTAGCTAGCGTGCTAGGCGATGATGCGGTTGGTGATGAGATAGAATCTATGCTGAATAATCTAGGGGCTGATACATCGCTATTACTGCGTGAGAAGGGGCGCATAAGTGGCATAAAAAGCCGTGTGATGGCATCCCATCAACAGGTGGTACGCATAGATAGCGAGAGCGTGGCGGATATTTCTAATGCTAGCGAATTTTGCGAGGCTGTGGCTAAAAGCATTGATAAATTTGATATAGTCCTACTAAGTGATTATGCAAAGGGAGTACTAAGCAAACCAGTTTGCACTGGAGTGATAGCGCTGGCTAAAAAAGCTGGCAAAATGGTGCTAGTTGATCCAAAAGGCAAGGATTACTCAAAATACCGTGGCGCCACGCTCCTTACGCCAAATCGCAAAGAGGCAAGCGAGGCAAGTGGAATAAAAATCACAGACGAAGCTAGCTTAAAAAGTGCGATTACATGGTTAAAAGATGAGATAAATTTAAAATACGGACTTATCACGCTAAGTGAGGAGGGTATAGCCTTGCTTGATGATAAGCCCCACATTTTCCCAGCCATAGCAAAAGAAGTCTTTGACGTAACGGGCGCTGGAGACACCGTCTTAGCGACGCTTGGGTATATGTTAGCTAGTGGCGCAGACATAAAAGAGGCCGTCAGGGTGGCAAATCTAGCTGCAGCCGTAGTCGTGGCAAAGGTAGGCTCAGCCACAGCTAGCTTTAGCGAGATAGAGGAGCTTTTACGAAGTCAGGCAAGCGCTGGCTTTGAGCGTAAGATAAAAAGTGTCACCGAGCTTGAGGCGATACTGGCTCACAGGGGGCAAAAGCGCGTGGTCTTTACAAATGGCTGCTTTGACATACTTCATCCAGGGCATGCACGATATCTCTCAAAAGCACGTGATTTTGGGGATATTTTAATAGTTGGGCTAAACTCAGACGCAAGCGTAAAGCGATTAAAAGGCGAGGCACGCCCTATAAATTCGCAAAACGATAGAGCCTGCTTATTAGCCGCACTTGGCTTTGTGGATTATATCGTCATTTTTGATGAGGATACACCACTTGACCTAATTGCAAAACTTCGTCCAGACGTGCTTGTAAAGGGTGCTGATTATGCTGGCAAAGAGGTCGTGGGAAGTGAGATAGTAGGCGATGTGAGGCTTGTGGAATTTGAAGATGGCAAAAGCACAAGCGGAATAATACAAAGGATAATAGATGCAAATAAATGA
- the gmhA gene encoding D-sedoheptulose 7-phosphate isomerase, whose translation MQINEMIKNERMAHIAAFEAASALEGELIRACELVTQTLKRGGKVLICGNGGSAGDAQHFAAELTGRYKTERQALAGIALSTDTSALTAIGNDYGFEFVFSRQVEALGREGDLLVAISTSGNSQNVIKAIDSARGLKMGVLGLSGKGGGAMSGLCDINLIVPSSDTARIQENHIFFIHTICQAVDMAF comes from the coding sequence ATGCAAATAAATGAGATGATAAAAAATGAAAGAATGGCGCATATAGCGGCCTTTGAAGCAGCAAGCGCACTTGAAGGCGAGCTTATTAGGGCTTGTGAGCTGGTGACGCAGACGCTAAAGCGAGGCGGCAAGGTGCTAATATGTGGCAATGGCGGAAGCGCAGGAGACGCACAGCATTTTGCGGCTGAGCTTACTGGGCGGTACAAAACAGAGCGTCAAGCTCTTGCTGGCATAGCATTAAGTACTGATACTTCAGCTCTCACCGCTATAGGCAACGACTATGGCTTTGAGTTTGTCTTTTCTCGTCAGGTCGAGGCTTTGGGGCGTGAAGGCGATCTGCTCGTCGCAATATCAACAAGCGGAAATAGTCAAAACGTCATTAAAGCCATAGATAGCGCAAGAGGGCTAAAAATGGGTGTTTTAGGGCTTAGTGGCAAGGGTGGAGGCGCGATGAGCGGGCTATGCGATATAAATTTAATCGTCCCAAGCTCTGACACCGCGCGAATACAGGAAAATCACATATTTTTTATCCATACTATCTGCCAAGCGGTAGATATGGCATTTTAG
- a CDS encoding tetratricopeptide repeat protein, giving the protein MRGIIFAFLAIGGLLFAGDFEEALKAHDSKEHQKAAMLFSKACDEGVVGACYNLAILYYEGQGVDKDFKQAAELYKKACDLSDADSCYNLALLYTTGEGVEQDFSKANDYFKMACKDNKTGDCAKLGQLHEKDKTSPEEHKRAAELFNHACNEGNPTACANLGRYYSLGLGVAQDDKKAMALSKKACANGHGSELGCYNVGAIYYTKLKNKDLAKKYFSYACDLGFTQGCDRLNQIESELKSPRK; this is encoded by the coding sequence ATGAGGGGTATTATTTTTGCATTTTTGGCTATCGGCGGCTTGCTATTTGCTGGGGATTTTGAGGAGGCATTAAAGGCTCACGATAGCAAAGAACATCAAAAGGCGGCTATGCTTTTTTCCAAAGCTTGCGATGAGGGCGTAGTGGGGGCTTGCTATAATTTGGCTATACTTTATTACGAGGGACAGGGAGTAGATAAGGACTTTAAGCAAGCAGCCGAGCTTTACAAGAAAGCCTGCGACCTATCAGACGCTGATAGCTGCTATAATCTAGCGCTTTTATACACCACTGGCGAGGGCGTGGAGCAGGACTTTAGCAAGGCAAATGACTATTTTAAAATGGCTTGTAAAGACAATAAAACCGGCGACTGTGCGAAGCTAGGACAGCTTCACGAAAAGGACAAGACATCCCCTGAAGAACATAAACGAGCAGCCGAGCTTTTTAACCATGCTTGCAACGAGGGAAATCCTACTGCATGCGCAAATTTAGGCAGATATTACTCTTTGGGGCTTGGCGTGGCACAAGATGACAAAAAAGCCATGGCTCTATCTAAAAAAGCCTGCGCAAATGGGCATGGAAGCGAGCTTGGATGCTATAATGTGGGGGCAATTTATTACACGAAGTTAAAAAATAAAGACTTGGCTAAAAAATACTTCTCATACGCTTGTGATTTAGGATTTACGCAGGGCTGCGATAGGCTAAATCAGATCGAAAGCGAGCTAAAATCCCCTAGAAAATAG
- a CDS encoding M15 family metallopeptidase produces the protein MKKIAILLICALCLNAENLAINALKKGYNAKIIGQYALINGEKIMLNLGDNPPLKTRQDEGCQNSASIMAMMSANSYSALAGLNAPLDDSTRCRNYELLGAVYGKSEAEVRANLVKVDFLGHMVEFNKNNGASKALQEVANELKTLVQNNPEFAKFLQNIGGTFKWRKIAGTNQLSAHSYAIAVDINVKYSSYWRWSKSYKNQIPQAIVHAFERHKFIWGGRWKHFDTMHFEYRPEYF, from the coding sequence ATGAAAAAAATAGCTATTTTGCTTATCTGTGCCCTATGCTTAAACGCAGAAAATCTAGCTATAAATGCCCTAAAAAAGGGCTATAATGCAAAAATTATAGGTCAATATGCACTAATAAATGGCGAAAAAATAATGCTAAATCTAGGCGATAACCCACCGTTAAAAACAAGACAAGACGAGGGATGTCAAAATAGCGCTAGTATAATGGCTATGATGAGTGCAAATTCATACAGTGCGCTAGCTGGACTTAATGCGCCTTTAGATGATAGTACTAGGTGCCGAAACTACGAGCTTTTAGGCGCAGTATATGGTAAAAGCGAGGCTGAGGTTAGGGCAAATTTGGTCAAGGTTGACTTTTTGGGGCATATGGTGGAATTTAATAAAAATAATGGCGCCAGCAAAGCCTTGCAAGAGGTCGCTAATGAGCTAAAAACTCTAGTGCAAAATAACCCAGAGTTTGCTAAGTTTTTACAAAATATAGGTGGCACATTTAAATGGCGCAAGATAGCTGGCACAAATCAGCTAAGTGCACATAGCTATGCAATTGCAGTCGATATAAACGTCAAATATAGCAGCTACTGGCGCTGGAGTAAAAGCTACAAAAACCAGATCCCGCAAGCTATAGTGCATGCTTTTGAACGGCATAAATTTATCTGGGGAGGCAGGTGGAAGCACTTTGACACCATGCACTTTGAGTACCGCCCAGAATATTTTTAG
- a CDS encoding heavy-metal-associated domain-containing protein, translating to MNKFIIALTFLSTFVFSDELRLSIPAIHCPLCIAIVRDEIKELQGVQSVKVDLKTKSATVIIDKSANINDILNATAKAGYESTVLKQP from the coding sequence ATGAATAAATTTATAATCGCACTGACATTTCTTAGCACTTTTGTTTTTAGCGATGAGTTAAGGCTAAGCATACCAGCTATTCATTGTCCTCTTTGCATAGCTATCGTAAGAGATGAGATAAAAGAACTACAAGGCGTACAAAGCGTTAAAGTCGATTTAAAAACAAAAAGCGCAACAGTTATAATAGATAAAAGTGCAAATATAAATGACATACTAAACGCAACTGCAAAAGCTGGATATGAGTCAACTGTACTAAAGCAACCATGA
- a CDS encoding transglutaminase family protein, which yields MKRRDFFKLTAATAAVLGANGLSAHEHTHDKGECKKQREFEVHLRHTILTVGKQVRFWMPLPLNSDYQNLVTNFKVKTNATNYFISDLDIPTIYAEFAPNEPSPFFDLSFNIATKDRSADFSKYKPKGEFSYEAMDALNPSTHIDLSPEVKAKAQEIVKGIDKNDELKKARAIYDWVADNMQRDESVIGCGVGDAAAIIKSGILKGKCTDIGSVFVALCRAVGVPAREIFGIRVGKSALSAAIGKADEDGGADITGAQHCRVEFYARGIGWVGADPADVTKVRLSEKLDNNSEKIKNIKEYLFGSWEGCWIGYNSGRDFVLKPEPAVKPLNNFGYPYAEVDGEVVNYYNAKRFRYEYVSQEIF from the coding sequence ATGAAAAGACGAGACTTTTTTAAGCTCACAGCGGCTACGGCGGCGGTTTTGGGTGCAAATGGATTAAGTGCGCATGAGCATACACATGATAAAGGTGAGTGCAAAAAACAAAGAGAATTTGAGGTGCATTTGCGCCATACTATCCTAACAGTGGGTAAACAGGTGCGCTTTTGGATGCCACTACCGCTAAATAGCGACTATCAGAATCTAGTTACAAATTTTAAAGTCAAGACAAATGCGACAAACTACTTCATCTCGGATTTAGATATTCCGACGATTTATGCTGAGTTTGCACCAAATGAGCCATCGCCATTTTTTGACCTAAGCTTTAATATCGCGACAAAAGACCGTAGTGCGGATTTTAGCAAATATAAGCCAAAGGGCGAGTTTAGCTACGAGGCTATGGATGCATTAAATCCTAGCACGCACATAGACCTAAGCCCAGAGGTAAAAGCAAAAGCGCAGGAGATTGTAAAAGGTATTGATAAAAATGACGAGCTTAAAAAAGCGCGCGCTATATATGACTGGGTGGCTGATAATATGCAGCGTGATGAAAGCGTTATAGGTTGTGGTGTGGGCGATGCGGCAGCTATTATAAAAAGTGGCATACTAAAGGGCAAATGCACTGATATAGGCTCTGTGTTTGTGGCACTTTGTCGTGCAGTGGGCGTGCCTGCTAGAGAGATTTTTGGTATACGTGTGGGCAAATCCGCTCTATCTGCAGCCATAGGCAAAGCTGACGAGGATGGCGGAGCTGATATAACTGGCGCACAGCACTGCAGAGTGGAATTTTACGCGCGTGGCATAGGCTGGGTTGGCGCAGATCCAGCTGATGTAACAAAGGTGCGACTATCAGAAAAGCTAGATAATAATTCAGAAAAAATCAAAAATATAAAAGAGTATCTATTTGGCTCGTGGGAAGGCTGCTGGATAGGCTATAATAGCGGCAGAGACTTTGTCTTAAAGCCAGAACCGGCCGTAAAGCCACTAAATAACTTTGGTTATCCATACGCAGAGGTTGACGGCGAGGTGGTGAATTACTACAACGCAAAACGCTTTAGATATGAGTATGTCTCTCAGGAGATTTTTTGA
- a CDS encoding glycosyltransferase family 9 protein, giving the protein MLYLLIYAVFFPFLCILRLFWRTKSSRVLVIQSAKIGDYANSSVLFEPLCGLDVVIDEVNLAFANHDSRINKAVAINRYKKGLLAKLRLAFMLYFASYERVYVLLPNSLNLFLARFAMPRRGVVTVYPKGASKSVKILSLGMQKIPHSTENLTLLTYLKMVGVTELKYKKQLQKPLFIPQDSPIKNSDKFRVGISFSAANKIKTPPAKTWQIIFDILKKIECEIYIFGVKDDDKMLKELDISGLNLISLVGRVGLEALPYEIGKMGLYISSDTGNYYIADTMGVSTVVLMGPCFASEQRGVGDTLIVAPVKSLKPFTSVFATVTDRNCPEYYELDDEHIGEIEEFVRACTGKYV; this is encoded by the coding sequence TTGCTTTATTTACTTATTTATGCGGTATTTTTTCCGTTTTTGTGCATTTTGCGCCTATTTTGGCGTACTAAATCATCTAGGGTTTTGGTAATTCAGAGTGCTAAAATAGGTGATTATGCAAACTCTAGCGTGCTTTTTGAGCCGCTTTGCGGACTTGATGTGGTAATTGATGAGGTTAATCTAGCCTTTGCTAATCACGATAGCCGAATAAATAAAGCAGTAGCGATAAATCGCTATAAAAAGGGGCTTTTAGCAAAGCTTAGGCTGGCTTTTATGCTCTATTTTGCCTCGTATGAGAGGGTTTATGTGCTTTTGCCAAACTCTTTAAATTTATTCCTAGCTCGCTTTGCTATGCCGCGTAGAGGGGTGGTAACGGTATATCCAAAAGGTGCAAGCAAAAGCGTAAAAATCCTAAGCCTAGGTATGCAAAAAATCCCGCACAGTACTGAAAATCTCACCCTCTTAACCTACCTTAAAATGGTGGGTGTTACTGAGCTAAAATATAAAAAACAGCTGCAAAAACCGCTTTTTATACCACAGGATAGCCCTATAAAAAATAGCGATAAATTTAGAGTCGGCATAAGCTTTAGTGCTGCAAACAAGATAAAAACTCCGCCAGCTAAAACTTGGCAAATTATATTTGATATACTAAAAAAAATTGAGTGTGAGATATATATATTTGGGGTAAAAGATGATGATAAAATGCTAAAGGAACTTGATATTAGTGGGCTAAATTTAATATCTTTAGTTGGCAGAGTAGGGCTTGAGGCATTGCCATATGAAATAGGTAAAATGGGGCTTTATATCTCATCTGATACGGGCAATTACTACATCGCTGATACCATGGGAGTGAGTACGGTTGTGCTTATGGGGCCTTGCTTTGCTAGCGAGCAACGTGGGGTGGGCGATACTCTTATTGTTGCGCCTGTAAAATCTCTAAAGCCTTTTACCTCAGTTTTTGCCACTGTTACTGATAGAAATTGCCCTGAGTATTACGAGCTTGATGATGAGCACATAGGAGAGATTGAGGAATTTGTGAGAGCTTGCACTGGTAAATATGTTTGA
- the rfaQ gene encoding putative lipopolysaccharide heptosyltransferase III yields the protein MKILVMKFRNIGDVLLTTPLIDALAMTYPHSRIDFACNAGTQAMIEGNPNISHIHVYERDSLRKKGLFGRIWGELKFINAIKKQRYDIIIQTTSGDRGVIIARYAKAGCIVSFLPKNRTLARFVTHPISLPNLGYVPHTIERNLATLSALKCEIPKRKAVQIYYPDSALDGVSLPEQFIHFHITSRWLFKCVKDEIMAELIDFCELELGIKVVLSGDGSEAESAKIASALALCKSEPLNLNGTLSLKQTAALAARARCFVGVDTAIMHVAASVNTPVVAFFGPSGAFEWGAWDNELSENGYKARNGVQKMGKHTVFQKSWQCVPCGKDGCDGSKISRCLVEFSADEIEQIKAEIRLKAGV from the coding sequence ATGAAAATTTTAGTGATGAAGTTTAGAAATATAGGCGACGTGCTACTTACTACGCCGCTTATTGACGCTCTTGCAATGACCTATCCGCACTCTAGGATAGACTTTGCCTGTAATGCTGGTACGCAGGCGATGATAGAAGGCAATCCAAACATAAGCCATATCCACGTCTATGAGCGAGATAGCCTGCGTAAAAAGGGGCTTTTTGGGCGGATTTGGGGCGAGCTTAAATTTATTAATGCAATAAAAAAGCAGCGCTATGACATCATCATTCAGACCACTTCAGGTGATAGGGGCGTGATTATCGCACGCTACGCAAAGGCAGGGTGTATAGTGAGCTTTTTACCTAAAAATCGCACTCTAGCACGCTTTGTAACCCACCCTATAAGCCTGCCAAATCTAGGATACGTCCCACACACCATAGAGCGCAATCTAGCTACGCTAAGTGCGCTAAAATGTGAGATACCAAAGCGCAAGGCTGTGCAGATATACTATCCAGACTCAGCACTTGATGGCGTGAGTTTACCAGAGCAGTTTATTCATTTTCACATCACAAGTCGCTGGCTTTTTAAATGCGTAAAAGATGAGATTATGGCGGAGCTTATTGATTTTTGCGAGCTTGAGCTTGGTATAAAAGTGGTGCTAAGTGGCGATGGCAGCGAGGCTGAGAGTGCAAAAATAGCCAGCGCCTTAGCGCTTTGTAAAAGTGAGCCTTTAAATTTAAACGGCACACTAAGCCTAAAGCAAACCGCCGCACTTGCTGCGCGTGCAAGGTGCTTTGTGGGGGTTGATACGGCTATTATGCACGTGGCAGCGTCTGTAAATACGCCTGTGGTTGCGTTTTTTGGGCCTAGCGGGGCTTTTGAGTGGGGGGCATGGGATAATGAGCTAAGCGAAAATGGCTACAAAGCACGAAACGGAGTGCAAAAAATGGGCAAACACACGGTGTTTCAAAAAAGCTGGCAGTGCGTACCGTGTGGCAAGGACGGCTGTGATGGCAGTAAGATAAGCCGATGCTTAGTCGAGTTTAGCGCCGATGAGATAGAGCAGATAAAGGCAGAGATAAGGCTAAAAGCTGGGGTTTAG